A part of Aegilops tauschii subsp. strangulata cultivar AL8/78 chromosome 2, Aet v6.0, whole genome shotgun sequence genomic DNA contains:
- the LOC109752141 gene encoding uncharacterized protein, with protein sequence MEASISVVAGELVSRFISFLMNKYHSSLSHAQSEEKLVERLQNLLMRVSMIVEEADAGMLLQLKILSEAMYKGYRVLDTLRYQNLQDSAGINEVSINDSSSSSLYLSIPVKRSRTKAEKDEKAMRLEYGALKSLEIVVANMAEFVVLLGGCEHMSRRPYDVYLYTKNFMFSRHAEKQKLLSFLLEHKNPPGDHAPAVLPIIGGFGVGKKTLVAHVCGDERVRSRFSILHLNGDRLLTILDHGRTMSGTMLVVIEFASDVGEDDWKKFHLFLNRMSGGSKTIIISKLKRLARFGSVNPIFLGVLSYDELRYLFKTLAFDSADPAEHPRLVQLADEFAKELNSKQGSLVAINTFAYALRMNLSVQFWRCLFDKGVRYVKRNLSIHGVHPSMLIEQGHPVDITDFALHPLTMTSNVQIKEESPSVTLVELLADPSVTPEGDFHLVAWESRIPPHKSFVHFVTSRAQNTHEGSSALPGRKRRGVPI encoded by the coding sequence ATGGAAGCTTCAATATCTGTAGTCGCAGGTGAACTAGTGAGTCGTTTCATCTCCTTCCTGATGAACAAGTACCACTCCTCCTTGAGCCATGCACAGTCAGAGGAGAAGCTGGTGGAGAGATTGCAGAACCTCCTGATGAGAGTCAGCATGATCGTTGAGGAAGCAGATGCTGGGATGTTGTTACAGCTCAAGATACTCTCAGAGGCCATGTACAAAGGATACCGCGTGCTGGACACCTTGAGGTACCAAAACCTCCAAGACAGTGCAGGCATTAACGAGGTTAGCATCAACGACTCATCTAGCAGCAGCTTGTACTTATCTATTCCTGTCAAGCGTTCTCGAACAAAAGCTGAGAAGGATGAGAAGGCCATGCGCCTCGAGTATGGTGCCTTGAAAAGCTTAGAAATTGTTGTTGCTAACATGGCAGAATTTGTAGTGCTTCTGGGTGGATGCGAGCACATGTCTCGTAGGCCATATGATGTTTATCTTTACACAAAAAACTTCATGTTCAGCCGACATGCTGAAAAACAAAAGCTCTTGAGCTTCTTGTTGGAGCACAAGAACCCTCCTGGTGATCATGCGCCGGCAGTTCTTCCGATCATAGGTGGTTTTGGAGTTGGGAAGAAAACATTGGTTGCTCATGTGTGTGGCGACGAAAGGGTTCGGTCACGCTTCTCTATTTTGCACTTGAATGGAGATAGACTCTTAACAATACTTGACCATGGAAGGACCATGTCTGGGACGATGTTGGTAGTTATTGAGTTTGCTTCTGATGTAGGTGAAGATGATTGGAAAAAGTTTCACTTGTTTCTCAATAGAATGAGCGGTGGAAGCAAGACCATCATTATAAGTAAACTTAAAAGATTAGCCCGGTTTGGATCTGTGAATCCTATTTTCCTAGGTGTTTTGTCTTACGATGAGTTGAGGTACCTTTTCAAGACACTGGCATTCGATAGCGCAGACCCCGCAGAACATCCACGACTAGTACAATTAGCAGATGAGTTTGCCAAGGAGTTGAACAGTAAGCAAGGTTCACTTGTCGCAATAAATACATTCGCATATGCGTTGAGAATGAACCTCAGTGTTCAGTTTTGGCGTTGCTTATTTGACAAGGGGGTAAGATACGTTAAAAGAAACCTCTCCATACATGGTGTACACCCAAGTATGCTTATAGAACAAGGCCATCCAGTGGACATCACGGACTTCGCCTTGCATCCACTTACCATGACAAGTAATGTTCAAATCAAGGAGGAATCACCAAGTGTGACATTGGTGGAACTTCTGGCAGATCCTAGTGTTACACCGGAAGGAGACTTCCATCTAGTTGCATGGGAATCAAGGATACCGCCTCATAAATCATTTGTTCATTTTGTTACAAGTCGTGCTCAGAATACACATGAAGGTAGTAGTGCCTTGCCAGGGAGGAAGCGACGAGGAGTGCCGATCTAA
- the LOC109752145 gene encoding probable protein phosphatase 2C 65 isoform X1, with protein MGCAHGKCCLPRGDGGVRREGGGVPGGRGGSTLGRAAVPGAGLTLEYATLTVDGLYPDSPGRETQDAYLVATRFAGDPDLHLFAVFDGHGACGAACSGFARDALPRLLLLAAEDDAAGGGGSLLATDPAGAFRAAMVGVNEEMHAAPAVDDSMSGTTAVAALVAGGALHVANVGDSRAVAGVWRDGRVAAEELSWDQTPFRADERARVKACGARVMSVEQVEGVRDPDAEGWLADEGDPPRVWARDGLYPGTAFTRSLGDLAAEGVGVIADPEVKTVEITPAHLFFVVASDGVFEFLSSQEVVDMVAMHQDPRDACAAIAAESYKLWLEHENRTDDITIIIVHIRDAQNSGPAGSDKENSSSTGAPIALHTVQPELPVFVPSEASHLNGVAAAELRRPSSSGSPSERRLSCVTPSPTHPLLEGGKALEASRSTQIDIAISQPVEAWHPREGGNKLERAVSC; from the exons ATGGGGTGCGCGCACGGCAAGTGCTGCCTGccgcggggcgacggcggggtgcggcgggagGGCGGCGGCGTGCCGGGCGGCCGCGGCGGCTCCACCCTCGGCCGCGCCGCGGTGCCGGGGGCCGGCCTGACGCTGGAGTACGCCACGCTGACGGTCGACGGCCTCTACCCGGACTCCCCGGGGCGGGAGACGCAGGACGCGTACCTCGTGGCCACGCGCTTCGCGGGCGACCCCGATCTCCACCTCTTCGCGGTCTTCGACGGCCACGGCGCCTGCGGGGCCGCCTGCTCCGGGTTCGCGCGGGACGCGCtcccgcgcctcctcctcctcgcggccgaggacgacgccgccggcggcggcgggagcctCCTCGCGACGGACCCCGCGGGCGCGTTCCGGGCGGCGATGGTCGGGGTCAACGAGGAGATGCACGCGGCGCCGGCCGTGGACGATTCCATGAGCGGGACCACGGCCGTGGCCGCGCTCGTGGCCGGCGGCGCGCTCCACGTGGCCAACGTCGGGGACTCGCGCGCCGTCGCCGGGGTGTGGCGCGACGGCCGCGTCGCCGCCGAGGAGCTGTCCTGGGACCAGACGCCGTTCCGCGCCGACGAGCGCGCGCGCGTCAAGGCCTGCGGCGCGCGGGTCATGTCCGTCGAGCAGGTGGAGGGCGTGCGCGACCCGGACGCCGAGGGCTGGCTCGCCGACGAGGGGGACCCGCCCCGCGTCTGGGCCCGCGACGGCCTCTACCCGGGCACGGCCTTCACGCGCAGCCTCGGCGACCTCGCCGCCGAGGGCGTCGGGGTCATCGCCGACCCTGAGGTGAAGACCGTGGAGATCACCCCGGCCCACCTCTTCTTCGTCGTCGCAAGCGATGGCGTCTTCGAGTTCCTCTCCAGCCAGGAAGTCGTCGACATG GTGGCTATGCATCAAGACCCTCGAGATGCTTGTGCAGCAATCGCTGCAGAGTCATACAAACTATGGCTAGAGCATGAAAACAGGACAGACGATATAACAATAATCATCGTGCATATCCGGGATGCTCAAAAT TCAGGTCCTGCAGGGAGTGACAaagagaactccagcagcaccgGGGCGCCGATAGCATTGCACACGGTGCAGCCGGAGCTACCTGTATTTGTACCGTCAGAAGCAAGTCACCTGAACGGAGTGGCTGCTGCTGAACTGCGGCGGCCATCCTCCTCTGGCTCTCCATCGGAGCGACGCCTCTCATGCGTTACTCCTTCGCCTACACACCCTTTATTAGAAGGCGGTAAAGCATTGGAAGCTTCCAGGTCGACCCAGATCGACATTGCCATATCCCAGCCAGTGGAAGCTTGGCATCCAAGGGAAGGTGGTAACAAGCTAGAACGGGCAGTCTCCTGCTGA
- the LOC109752145 gene encoding probable protein phosphatase 2C 65 isoform X3: MGCAHGKCCLPRGDGGVRREGGGVPGGRGGSTLGRAAVPGAGLTLEYATLTVDGLYPDSPGRETQDAYLVATRFAGDPDLHLFAVFDGHGACGAACSGFARDALPRLLLLAAEDDAAGGGGSLLATDPAGAFRAAMVGVNEEMHAAPAVDDSMSGTTAVAALVAGGALHVANVGDSRAVAGVWRDGRVAAEELSWDQTPFRADERARVKACGARVMSVEQVEGVRDPDAEGWLADEGDPPRVWARDGLYPGTAFTRSLGDLAAEGVGVIADPEVKTVEITPAHLFFVVASDGVFEFLSSQEVVDMVAMHQDPRDACAAIAAESYKLWLEHENRTDDITIIIVHIRDAQNGVTKRTPAAPGRR; encoded by the exons ATGGGGTGCGCGCACGGCAAGTGCTGCCTGccgcggggcgacggcggggtgcggcgggagGGCGGCGGCGTGCCGGGCGGCCGCGGCGGCTCCACCCTCGGCCGCGCCGCGGTGCCGGGGGCCGGCCTGACGCTGGAGTACGCCACGCTGACGGTCGACGGCCTCTACCCGGACTCCCCGGGGCGGGAGACGCAGGACGCGTACCTCGTGGCCACGCGCTTCGCGGGCGACCCCGATCTCCACCTCTTCGCGGTCTTCGACGGCCACGGCGCCTGCGGGGCCGCCTGCTCCGGGTTCGCGCGGGACGCGCtcccgcgcctcctcctcctcgcggccgaggacgacgccgccggcggcggcgggagcctCCTCGCGACGGACCCCGCGGGCGCGTTCCGGGCGGCGATGGTCGGGGTCAACGAGGAGATGCACGCGGCGCCGGCCGTGGACGATTCCATGAGCGGGACCACGGCCGTGGCCGCGCTCGTGGCCGGCGGCGCGCTCCACGTGGCCAACGTCGGGGACTCGCGCGCCGTCGCCGGGGTGTGGCGCGACGGCCGCGTCGCCGCCGAGGAGCTGTCCTGGGACCAGACGCCGTTCCGCGCCGACGAGCGCGCGCGCGTCAAGGCCTGCGGCGCGCGGGTCATGTCCGTCGAGCAGGTGGAGGGCGTGCGCGACCCGGACGCCGAGGGCTGGCTCGCCGACGAGGGGGACCCGCCCCGCGTCTGGGCCCGCGACGGCCTCTACCCGGGCACGGCCTTCACGCGCAGCCTCGGCGACCTCGCCGCCGAGGGCGTCGGGGTCATCGCCGACCCTGAGGTGAAGACCGTGGAGATCACCCCGGCCCACCTCTTCTTCGTCGTCGCAAGCGATGGCGTCTTCGAGTTCCTCTCCAGCCAGGAAGTCGTCGACATG GTGGCTATGCATCAAGACCCTCGAGATGCTTGTGCAGCAATCGCTGCAGAGTCATACAAACTATGGCTAGAGCATGAAAACAGGACAGACGATATAACAATAATCATCGTGCATATCCGGGATGCTCAAAAT GGAGTGACAaagagaactccagcagcaccgGGGCGCCGATAG
- the LOC109752145 gene encoding probable protein phosphatase 2C 65 isoform X2, with amino-acid sequence MGCAHGKCCLPRGDGGVRREGGGVPGGRGGSTLGRAAVPGAGLTLEYATLTVDGLYPDSPGRETQDAYLVATRFAGDPDLHLFAVFDGHGACGAACSGFARDALPRLLLLAAEDDAAGGGGSLLATDPAGAFRAAMVGVNEEMHAAPAVDDSMSGTTAVAALVAGGALHVANVGDSRAVAGVWRDGRVAAEELSWDQTPFRADERARVKACGARVMSVEQVEGVRDPDAEGWLADEGDPPRVWARDGLYPGTAFTRSLGDLAAEGVGVIADPEVKTVEITPAHLFFVVASDGVFEFLSSQEVVDMVAMHQDPRDACAAIAAESYKLWLEHENRTDDITIIIVHIRDAQNVLQGVTKRTPAAPGRR; translated from the exons ATGGGGTGCGCGCACGGCAAGTGCTGCCTGccgcggggcgacggcggggtgcggcgggagGGCGGCGGCGTGCCGGGCGGCCGCGGCGGCTCCACCCTCGGCCGCGCCGCGGTGCCGGGGGCCGGCCTGACGCTGGAGTACGCCACGCTGACGGTCGACGGCCTCTACCCGGACTCCCCGGGGCGGGAGACGCAGGACGCGTACCTCGTGGCCACGCGCTTCGCGGGCGACCCCGATCTCCACCTCTTCGCGGTCTTCGACGGCCACGGCGCCTGCGGGGCCGCCTGCTCCGGGTTCGCGCGGGACGCGCtcccgcgcctcctcctcctcgcggccgaggacgacgccgccggcggcggcgggagcctCCTCGCGACGGACCCCGCGGGCGCGTTCCGGGCGGCGATGGTCGGGGTCAACGAGGAGATGCACGCGGCGCCGGCCGTGGACGATTCCATGAGCGGGACCACGGCCGTGGCCGCGCTCGTGGCCGGCGGCGCGCTCCACGTGGCCAACGTCGGGGACTCGCGCGCCGTCGCCGGGGTGTGGCGCGACGGCCGCGTCGCCGCCGAGGAGCTGTCCTGGGACCAGACGCCGTTCCGCGCCGACGAGCGCGCGCGCGTCAAGGCCTGCGGCGCGCGGGTCATGTCCGTCGAGCAGGTGGAGGGCGTGCGCGACCCGGACGCCGAGGGCTGGCTCGCCGACGAGGGGGACCCGCCCCGCGTCTGGGCCCGCGACGGCCTCTACCCGGGCACGGCCTTCACGCGCAGCCTCGGCGACCTCGCCGCCGAGGGCGTCGGGGTCATCGCCGACCCTGAGGTGAAGACCGTGGAGATCACCCCGGCCCACCTCTTCTTCGTCGTCGCAAGCGATGGCGTCTTCGAGTTCCTCTCCAGCCAGGAAGTCGTCGACATG GTGGCTATGCATCAAGACCCTCGAGATGCTTGTGCAGCAATCGCTGCAGAGTCATACAAACTATGGCTAGAGCATGAAAACAGGACAGACGATATAACAATAATCATCGTGCATATCCGGGATGCTCAAAAT GTCCTGCAGGGAGTGACAaagagaactccagcagcaccgGGGCGCCGATAG